ACCGCCTGTGCCCGTTGAGCCTCGCGGATTCAAGGTCCCCCGCGTCGGCTAGTCGTCGGCCTCGCTGCGTCGGAAGCCGCCGAACAGCCGATACCACCAGGCCTGGCGAACGCTGTTCAGCTCGCGCCAGGCGCGGTCGCGTTCTTCGGTCATGGAGCGAAGATTCTGTTCCAGCCGGGCAGCCCGCTCGCTGATGCCGCTGATGGTGGCGCGCTGGTCGGCCATCTCGCTGATCAGGGTGTCCTGGTGCGCATTCACGGTGGCCAGTTGCTCGCTCAGGGCATCGCAGGCGCGCTTGGCGCGGGTCAGCTCATTGCGCACGCTGCGCTTGAGGTCTTCCTGCTCCTGGAACAGGCTCCGCAGCATGTCATCCGGCGTCGCAGGCACCGCGCGGAAAACCAGGTGGGAGACGGTGGCATCGTCGTGGGGATCGAGCGTCTGCAGGACGGTATCGGGAAACAGCTCGGGCGTGACGGATTCCTCACCCTCGAAGAAGGGGGTGCGGTGGGTGTAGAGCTCCACCAGCGCATAGCCGGCAAAGGCCAGGGCCTCGCGCAGGCGATCGCGGTTGTAGCGATGCAGGGCAGAGCCTGGCTCATAGCCGCGCGGCAGCTCGCCCTGAAGCAACTTGAGCCGGTTTTCGCCCCAGGTGGCGTTGGGCACCACCCCGACCACCGACCCATTCTGCGCCAGCACGTCCCGCACGCGCCCCAGAAAATGCAGCGGATCGGCCTGATGGGTCAGGGCGTCTCCCAGCACCACCGCCCCGAAGCGTCGCCCGATCAGCATCTGCGACCAGGTCAGGCTCTCCAGCGCAGCCTGGATGCGCACCTCGGCCACCTGACGCCATTCGACCAGGCGGGCCGCATCGGGGTCGACCGTGACCACGCTGGTGGCCCGCCGCTTGAGCTTGCCAGACCAGCTGGTGCCCGTCCAGGGGCGCAGGCCGAGCACCAGCACCTCGGTGGGATGGGCGATCAGGCGCAGCGTTTCATCCTGGACGTCTTCCTTCCAGCTCTCCGGTAGACGATGGCCCAGGGTGGAGGGGGACGACCAACTCTCGGCCGGAGCGGCCGGCGACTCCAGCGGCGGCACCTCCGCGGACATCAGGGACACGGTGGAAGGCACCGCATTCAACCGCCCCTTCGGCGCGTCATCGACTTCTGCGACCGCCAGCGTGGGCAGCTCGAGCGTCGGCGATTTTTCTTTATCTGCCAGGCGTTTGCGCAGTTTGAAGAGGGTCATGGCGTGTCCGCTGATGGGGGGCCGCGCCTCACTGCGGTGGCGTCGCCCCGATGGGCCGGCTGGACCCGTCTCCCCCATCCGCCAGGCGGCTCGGCGGTTTTCCCGCCCAGGCCAGCTGGTCCATCTCAGGTTTGGATGAAGAAAGCAAGCGGTCCAGAATAACATGATTATGTATCATGTCGACCCGTCCTGTGGCCTCGAATACCCAAGGCAGGCTCGAGGCTGGCACGTAAACGTCGTAGCGACAACGAAAATGCAGCACGCCGCGCTGCGCGCTCGGGACCAGGGAAATCTGCGCCGCACCCGGGAGGCGCACGCGCATCCGGTCCGTCTGGCGCTCGAGCTGGCGACGCAGCAGCCGCACGCCGTGGGCGTGCCAGCTCGGCCGGGCCGCCGGCGTGGAGGCCGGCCTGGCAGCAGCCGGGATGGCCGGCGCGGAGGCCGGGTGCTGGCAGGCCACACCGGCAGCGAGGGCGACAAAGATCAGGGCAGGGCGAATCAGGCGCACGGGGCAAACTCCTTTGAAAACGGGGACGGAGATGCCTTGTTTATCGCCCGAGAAAGACCAATCCGACGCACCACGCGCCCCTGTCAAGGAGCCGTTCGTCGTGCAAGAGACCCCCGTGCTATCATGCCCCTCCCATGCGCATCACCTCCTGGAACGTCAACGGCCTGCGCGCGTGCGAGCGGCAGGGCTTCAACCACTGGTTGGGCGAACTCGCCCCGGATGTGGTCTGTCTGCAGGAGGTGCGCGCTGAACCCGAGCAACTCTCGCCGGCCTGCGCCAACCCTGAGGGCTTCCACGCGGTGTTCAACCCGTGCAAGGTCAAGAAGGGCTACAGTGGCGTGGCCACCTGGAGCCGAGAAGCCCCGCAAGGGGTTTCGC
This is a stretch of genomic DNA from Candidatus Sericytochromatia bacterium. It encodes these proteins:
- a CDS encoding methyltransferase domain-containing protein, which produces MTLFKLRKRLADKEKSPTLELPTLAVAEVDDAPKGRLNAVPSTVSLMSAEVPPLESPAAPAESWSSPSTLGHRLPESWKEDVQDETLRLIAHPTEVLVLGLRPWTGTSWSGKLKRRATSVVTVDPDAARLVEWRQVAEVRIQAALESLTWSQMLIGRRFGAVVLGDALTHQADPLHFLGRVRDVLAQNGSVVGVVPNATWGENRLKLLQGELPRGYEPGSALHRYNRDRLREALAFAGYALVELYTHRTPFFEGEESVTPELFPDTVLQTLDPHDDATVSHLVFRAVPATPDDMLRSLFQEQEDLKRSVRNELTRAKRACDALSEQLATVNAHQDTLISEMADQRATISGISERAARLEQNLRSMTEERDRAWRELNSVRQAWWYRLFGGFRRSEADD